One segment of Manduca sexta isolate Smith_Timp_Sample1 chromosome 27, JHU_Msex_v1.0, whole genome shotgun sequence DNA contains the following:
- the LOC115440554 gene encoding uncharacterized protein LOC115440554: MASKGKKNKVPITKSVLNAKDNTDRPNNDLANDKYDCGASDSSTTSSSTEAAGFSGSEVLDPKTVHNVCVFLKDFVDDMSGAFLIYEYFIEGIMMELRNPNLSTQRKATMNAHVKLFQHHLSIIIRELRRVKRRESNALTATSNSFALTEEGSKDELIPNYKYVVFVIYEEAMKHKKKLGELFKSTEPTSS, encoded by the exons ATGGCATCAAAAGGCAAGAAGAACAAAGTGCCTATAACAAAATCCGTATTAAACGCAAAAGATAATACTGATAGACCAAATAATGATTTGGCCAATGATAAATATGATTGTGGGGCGAGTGACTCATCAACTACCAGCAGTTCCACAGAGGCTGCAGGGTTCAGTGGCTCAGAAGTCCTCGACCCAAAGACGGTTCATAACGTCTGCGTATTTCTTAAGGATTTCGTGGATGATATGAGCGGAGCTTTTTTGATATACGAGTATTTTAT AGAAGGAATCATGATGGAATTACGGAATCCAAATCTCTCGACACAGAGGAAAGCAACTATGAACGCGCACGTAAAGTTATTTCAACACCATTTGTCGATCATTATCCGTGAGCTGCGAAG AGTTAAGAGGAGGGAGTCGAATGCACTAACCGCCACGAGCAATTCGTTTGCTCTAACAGAAGAAGGATCCAAAGACGAACTGATACCTAATtacaa ATATGTCGTATTTGTAATCTACGAGGAGGCGATgaagcacaaaaagaaattgggGGAATTGTTCAAAAGTACAGAGCCGACATCttcataa
- the LOC115440559 gene encoding uncharacterized protein LOC115440559, whose translation MGRLAADTGWYNFKNSFIVRRAASLRPYDAQLRLELGGVKTSSEEDLVAGNHMQILPLSELIDFPQDVNKGCGLLADGVDFHQHPTEDGLFLFQFYNAALLNRKKSNIDV comes from the exons ATGGGGCGCCTCGCAGCGGACACCGGCTGGTACAACTTTAAGAACAG TTTCATTGTACGACGCGCTGCCAGTTTGCGTCCCTACGATGCGCAGCTGCGACTTGAACTGGGTGGGGTGAAGACATCATCCGAAGAGGACCTAGTTGCAGGCAACCACATGCAGATATTACCATTATCGGAGCTCATTGACTTCCCCCAAGATGTTAACAAGGG GTGCGGTCTTCTGGCCGATGGGGTCGACTTCCACCAACATCCCACGGAAGATGGTctgtttttgtttcaattttataacgCTGCACTgctaaacagaaaaaaatcgaATATCGACGTTTGA